ATCTCATTGGTAATAACGCCGCATGCTTGGAAAAGTAAAACTAGATGTACTTTTTAATAATTTTTTGTACACCTGGCTCTCTCCTTATCTTTTACTCACGCAATCACCCGCAGGCTCTTACTAATACTGCAACAGGTTAGGTATGGCTGAGGAAAGGGTTGCGAAGAGGTTGTCGCAATCACCCGCAAGCTCTTACTAATACTGCAACTGTTGAAGGAAAGATTTATGTAGAACCTGTTGTTAATGTTTATGTCGCAATCACCCGCAGGCTCTTATTAATACTGCAACCTCCCTGGCCTTGGGTGGACGAACCGAGTGTGTTGAAGTCGCAATCACCCGCAAGCTCTTACTAATACTGCAACGAAGCCAAAATAGACAAATGCAGCAAGTGGGCAGCTAAAGGTCGCAATCACCCGCAGGCTCTTATTAATACTGCAACATGACGTAAACAGACCTTTACTGTTAGAGTTTGTAAAAGTCGCAATCACCCGCAGGCTCTTATTAATACTGCAACAGCAAAACAATTTACCAATTTTCTTACAAAAGAAAGCAACTACTAAATAATATTTTTCGCAAACTTATCTTTCGCAAAAATGACCTGCCTCTTTGCGAACAATATTCAATTTTCGAAAGAGCATTACTTTTTAACTGTAAATTTTTAATCCTAAAATAACTTAAATGTCAAGCCTATGGGCAGTATCGTTAAGTACATTCTTATTAATTCAAAAGAATTGACATAGATGTATGATAAAATTAAAATACATCAATTAAATAAAAAAGGAGTATATGTTGTGATTTTTAATTTTAAAATGAGAGGTAATCAGGTCAAGATAAATCCAGCTATACTAAGTAGTATTACCAAAAAAGATCTTGAAAAAGGAATACAGGCTGGAAATAAAGGCAGAGAAGAGGCTTATTTTGTAGAGTTTAAAGGGCAGCTAGTTCCATTAAAGCGTTTTTTTTATGTACTTTTAAAGAAATGTGGCTATAATTATACTCTTCTTGATTTTACTACTCAGGATGCTTTGAGGGTTATAAGAAAACTAGGAGTCCCATTAAAGTGCAAAAAGAAAAGCATCTGGGATCTGGCTGGTTCATTAAGTATTGGAGGAAATGCTTTTGAAGATGAAAGAAAAATTTATGAGTCTTAGTTAAAAAAGCTAAATGAAATTGCTTGATACAAGTTTTGTTGTGGCTCTTCTTGACAGAAAAGATGTATTGCATGCTGAAGCCATGAAATTAAAAGAACGATTTCAGTATGAAGAATTTGGAATAATTGAGCCGATTTTGGCTGAGACTTATACTGTAATCCAAAGAAGAGCTAGAGAAAAAAAGGTTGATTGTAAAGTGGCTATAGAGAAAGTGGAAGAGTTTGAACGGTTGGTTAAGGTTTATAAGGTGAGTTTTTCAAAATACCACAAAGAAATTGTTGAGCGGATGAAAAGGAGCGACTTAAATTATAACGATTGGTTACTTTTCTTTTTTGCTAAAGAAAAGCAAATGGAAATTATTACTTTGGATAAAAAATTAAGAGAAATGAAAAAAGATAAAGATTAATGTGGTTTATGTAAATCATTCAACTAGCAAAGCAATTCTCTGTATAGGAAAATATATATCGGGTCCTTCTAAAGGTTTTTCCCTTTTCTTTAGCTATATCTTCTGGTAAAGAAAGATGTCCATTTTGTTTCGCTCTCTTTCTTTTCTACAGGACAACACTACTTTAACTTTTCTACAATATCATAAACAGCTGTTAATGCCTTGTATAATTTTTCTGGATAT
The sequence above is drawn from the Candidatus Desulfofervidus auxilii genome and encodes:
- a CDS encoding PIN domain-containing protein, which produces MKLLDTSFVVALLDRKDVLHAEAMKLKERFQYEEFGIIEPILAETYTVIQRRAREKKVDCKVAIEKVEEFERLVKVYKVSFSKYHKEIVERMKRSDLNYNDWLLFFFAKEKQMEIITLDKKLREMKKDKD